A part of Salmo trutta chromosome 15, fSalTru1.1, whole genome shotgun sequence genomic DNA contains:
- the LOC115148215 gene encoding insulin, translated as MAFWLQAASLLVLLALSPGADAAAAQHLCGSHLVDALYLVCGEKGFFYNPKRDVDPLIGFLSPKSAQENEEYPFKDQMEMMVKRGIVEQCCHKPCNIFDLQNYCN; from the exons ATGGCCTTCTGGCTCCAAGCTGCGTCTCTGCTGGTGCTGCTGGCACTCTCCCCCGGGGCAGACGCTGCAGCTGCCCAGCACCTGTGTGGCTCTCACCTGGTGGACGCCCTCTATCTGGTGTGTGGAGAGAAAGGATTCTTTTACAACCCAAAGAGAGATGTGGATCCCCTTATAG GGTTCCTCTCTCCAAAATCAGCCCAGGAGAATGAAGAGTACCCCTTCAAAGACCAGATGGAGATGATGGTAAAGAGAGGTATTGTAGAGCAGTGCTGTCACAAGCCCTGCAACATCTTCGACCTGCAGAACTACTGCAACTGA